Below is a window of Fibrobacter sp. UWB11 DNA.
CGAATCGACCGTCAGCAAAGAACAGAGCAAGATATTCCAGGAAGTCAAGTCCGCTTCGCTGTATCTTTACGAACAGCCGCACAGCCTACTTGACTTTGGCAATGCCACGCAGTTCAAGACCGTGAACGGCATTGAAGCAATGTTCCTGTACAACAACGGAACACTGATTTACCCCGACATTTCGTCCAAGCACTTTTCAAAGACTTCGGACTACTCGAACAGCCTCGCAAGCCCATTCGAGAAAATGATTTTCCGCGAGGAGGTTACATCGGCCATGCCTCAGCCGGCCAGCCTCTCGCGTTCGGCTCGCCAGCTGAGATTCTCGTTTGAATCCAAGGACGACCAGATTCAGAATATCCTTGGACTTGTACGCATCGCCTACAAGACCAAGGACTACGAAGAAGCACTCCGGCTCCTCAACATTCTCGAAGAACATCCGCACCAACAGGGTTACCTCCATTCGGACCTCACACGCTCGGTCAACCTGTTGCACTTCGAGATTCTCGTTGCACAAAAGAAGCACAAAGAAGCCGAAGATTACACACTCGCCGTTTTGAACCAGTTCTTGCAGAGTAAGAACATCGAAAACCTGCCCTCGGCTAAATTTTTCTTCGAAACGACATTCACACAAATTCTCTCCTTCGAAAACCTGAGCCAAGAAAAGCGCGAAGCTTTTTGGAACTTGCGAGAGAACTTCAACCGCCAGCTCGGCTACATGGACATATTCTTTAACAACAAAGAAATTGTCCAAGCGCTTTTGAACAAGGAATCGACGTCCAAAAGCGGCATCGATATCATGAGCAACAACAAGTCGACATTCATCAAGATGAGCTACCCCATCCTCTCCGGAGACCAGGTCGTGCTTGCCAAGGTGAACATCGACGAATACCGCGAGCGCATGCGTTCCAAGATCAAGACTTCGGCACAAGGCTGGAAGGGCATCCCCTATTCCATCACCGAAGGAAGCGACAAGACTCTTATCCTTGGGCATGTTTCGGACAGTTCCGCCATCATGACGCAAGTCATGCTAGACAAAGTCATTTCCTGGAACTTAACCTTGTACGAAAAAGGCTTGAGCGAAATCAAGAAAGACACGCGCAAACGCATGTTCCTCATGTATGGACTTCTGTCGTTCTCGCTCATTACGGTTCTTCTCGGATCTATCGTGATGTTCAGATTCCTCACGCAAGAACACAAGCTCTTGGCCATGAAGGCAAACTTCCTTTCGAGCGTTTCGCACGAACTTAAAACACCGCTCACCTCCATCAAGATGTTTGCTGAAATGATGGCCCGCGGACGCGTGCAAAAAGTCGAAAAAGTGCAGGAATACTCGGGACTCATCGGCAAGGAGGCAACACGCCTCGAGAACTTGATAGGCGCCATCTTGAACTACACACGCATGGAACATGGCAAGGGCGGATTCCATTGGGAAAAGCTCGATTTCTCGGCTTGCGTGCAAAAGGTATTTGACAACGTCGAAGATATCGGTGTCGAAAAAGGACTTTTGTTC
It encodes the following:
- a CDS encoding cell wall metabolism sensor histidine kinase WalK; its protein translation is MSVRNIQNEAYLAQKNYNESTATFREQCESTVSKEQSKIFQEVKSASLYLYEQPHSLLDFGNATQFKTVNGIEAMFLYNNGTLIYPDISSKHFSKTSDYSNSLASPFEKMIFREEVTSAMPQPASLSRSARQLRFSFESKDDQIQNILGLVRIAYKTKDYEEALRLLNILEEHPHQQGYLHSDLTRSVNLLHFEILVAQKKHKEAEDYTLAVLNQFLQSKNIENLPSAKFFFETTFTQILSFENLSQEKREAFWNLRENFNRQLGYMDIFFNNKEIVQALLNKESTSKSGIDIMSNNKSTFIKMSYPILSGDQVVLAKVNIDEYRERMRSKIKTSAQGWKGIPYSITEGSDKTLILGHVSDSSAIMTQVMLDKVISWNLTLYEKGLSEIKKDTRKRMFLMYGLLSFSLITVLLGSIVMFRFLTQEHKLLAMKANFLSSVSHELKTPLTSIKMFAEMMARGRVQKVEKVQEYSGLIGKEATRLENLIGAILNYTRMEHGKGGFHWEKLDFSACVQKVFDNVEDIGVEKGLLFNTKIEPGLYVIGDYTALYSLVQNLIENAIKYTNAPGDITITVAPDEDRVVFSVADTGIGIPTSEQKNIFNDFYRVGDEMTRSTKGSGLGLAIVKRVAESHKATISLTSKPGKGSTFTVRFKKAE